From Nerophis lumbriciformis linkage group LG38, RoL_Nlum_v2.1, whole genome shotgun sequence, the proteins below share one genomic window:
- the ripor3 gene encoding LOW QUALITY PROTEIN: RIPOR family member 3 (The sequence of the model RefSeq protein was modified relative to this genomic sequence to represent the inferred CDS: substituted 1 base at 1 genomic stop codon) — protein MSVKLRFDSPADGSSVQRSRSFTGFNSLTGRRRPSSVRNSLRSKVVSGGKTPRASLSPRRGFGSIWSLQPEEVDQVFQALCKGLREHVQCHQAEMDFLSSRQRESKRNSRLAFLYDLDKEIRAQERHVRRLEFQISKVDELYENYCVQWRLCQGVVNMKRAFSLSPSSRASRESLLELGRNHRHSVQDMSAMEGELEVLLGELHVKMKGLIGFARLCPGDQYEVLLQLGRQRWKIRGRIESDDVQSWDEEEMVFLPHINHNFEIKVSEAKGLGWLLVGTVTCASAHFFVASPQLMLVDITELGTIKLQLEVTWNPLDSAERAGPLSISKQLGSSRKTSVQSWTAPSTPSFSEKYFLSMVREMKDGGASVPFPLSKKDRGDVSLLSYLSQSSIASNFSQPSPALLSRDTSLGGSRTHVSLEEEGEDALKETEKRKSLGEEVEDGEKTWSGEYAAQRTRASGMYLQRCSTPDILKANTDPQLEAKGSEPHQSSVGEQDASPASPPPATHPPAAAEAPEWEGQSKTQEQALRLGLLIADLEGTLQNQSSYEKELRVLNQQIVHLATILRNDLSLMRSSSSEDTLAVAEVLCSFDFLSHDVNADDETSGXVAVQLGIKKQQTRSKPFFSSNIVTCLSRACGEELLIAPLTCGNCGLDQALEIHLDTCCILLQTLQRSHLSAARRDLLEDVSLQANIVQRISCLLLEKKDDISTRELLLEAERGVLHFWEDCLSDTTSPFCCRSDDFVTALKKNYSHKVKSKVRVKQPGHSERVFSGLVQEVQAASRAALWPPQPPCSSDKVSVFQLSLYLRRCNISTLGEHVTRLSKEEYFLSAMRGPKRRRALNRMRGRGITELLPLGHTLQTLAGLQLDGNNKVCKAAAECLRRGAGCGAFRSKAVIYYTESLRSTDVQIQLGSCLALKRLMATESVDHIAELWRSADDDVRSAVKEAILSFGGKGHEAFQRMEHLDMLMQEEFYQNLETEITVL, from the exons ATGTCAGTAAAGCTGCGATTCGACTCGCCCGCCGATGGAAGTTCAGTCCAGCGGAGTCGCTCCTTCACTGGGTTCAACTCTCTGACGGGACGACGGCG GCCTTCCTCCGTGCGGAACTCTCTGCGCTCCAAAGTCGTGTCTGGGGGAAAAACTCCACGAGCTTCTTTGTCTCCCAGAAGAGGATTTGGATCCATCTGGTCCCTGCAGCCAGAGGAGGTGGACCAAGTCTTCCAGGCGCTCTGCAAAGGCCTCAG agagCATGTGCAGTGCCACCAGGCTGAGATGGACTTCCTGTCTTCACGCCAGAGAGAGAGTAAAAGAAACTCCAGATTG GCCTTTCTGTACGACCTGGACAAG GAGATACGAGCCCAGGAAAGACACGTACGAAGGCTGGAATTCCAAATCAGCAAG GTGGACGAGCTCTACGAGAACTACTGCGTTCAGTGGCGCCTGTGTCAGGGAGTTGTCAACATGAAACGAGCTTTCTCGCTCTCGCCGTCTTCCAGGGCGTCCAGAGAGAGTCTTTTAGAGCTCGGCCGCAACCACAGACACAGTGTGCAG GACATGTCGGCCATGGAGGGCGAGCTGGAGGTCCTCCTGGGAGAGCTGCACGTCAAAATGAAAG GTCTGATCGGCTTTGCTCGACTCTGCCCCGGCGACCAGTATGAG GTGCTGCTGCAATTGGGCCGCCAGCGCTGGAAGATCCGAGGCAGGATTGAAAGTGACGATGTCCAGTCTTGGGACGAAGAGGAGATGGTCTTCCTCCCGCACATCAACCACAACTTTGAGATTAAG GTATCGGAGGCCAAGGGTTTGGGCTGGCTGCTGGTTGGTACGGTAACCTGTGCCAGCGCTCACTTCTTTGTGGCTAGTCCTCAGCTGATGTTGGTGGACATCACCGAGCTGGGAACCATCAAACTGCAGCTAGAGGTCACCTGGAA TCCGTTGGACAGCGCTGAGAGGGCGGGTCCTTTGTCCATCAGCAAACAGTTGGGGTCCAGCAGGAAAACTTCTGTGCAGAGTTGGACTGCACCGAGCACGCCCTCCTTCTCTGAAAAGTACTTCCTA TCCATGGTCCGTGAGATGAAGGATGGCGGCGCTTCTGTCCCGTTCCCCTTGTCTAAGAAAGACAGGGGCGACGTTTCCCTGCTGAGCTACCTCTCCCAGTCGTCCATTGCGTCAAATTTCAGCCAACCAAGTCCAGCTCTCCTCAG CCGTGACACCAGTCTGGGAGGTAGTCGGACTCATGTCTCGCtggaggaggaaggggaggacGCCCTGAAGGAAACGGAGAAGAGGAAGAGTCTCGGTGAGGAGGTGGAAGATGGGGAGAAGACGTGGAGTGGGGAGTATGCTGCTCAGCGTACAAGAGCTTCTGGGATGTACCTGCAGAG GTGCAGCACCCCCGACATCCTCAAAGCCAACACAGATCCACAGCTGGAGGCTAAGGGCTCCGAGCCTCATCAGAGTTCTGTCGGCGAGCAG GACGCCTCCCCCGCCTCTCCCCCGCCTGCCACACACCCCCCGGCAGCTGCTGAGGCGCCGGAGTGGGAGGGTCAGAGCAAAACCCAAGAGCAGGCGCTGCGACTGGGATTGCTGATTGCGGACCTTGAGGGAACCTTGCAGAACCAGTCCAGCTATGAGAAGGAGCTAAGAGTCCTGAACCAGCAGATAGTTCACCTGGCCACCATACTGAGG AATGACCTGTCCTTGATGAGAAGCTCGTCATCAGAAGACACCTTGGCTGTTGCGGAAGTTCTCTGCAGCTTTGACTTCCTGTCACATGACGTCAACGCGGACGATGAAACTTCTGGGTGAGTTGCTGTGCAATTAGGCATTAAAAAGCAACAAACACGCAGCAAACCTTTTTTCTCCTCAAACATTGTGACTTGTCTAAGTAGGGCTTGTGGGGAAGAGTTGCTCATTGCTCCTCTGACTTGTGGGAACTGTGGTCTAGATCAGGCTCTGGAGATTCACCTGGACACCTGCTGCATCTTACTTCAG ACGCTCCAGAGGAGCCACTTAAGTGCCGCCCGGAGAGATCTACTGGAGGACGTGTCTCTTCAGGCCAACATTGTGCAGCGAATCAGCTGTTTGCTGCTGGAGAAGAAAGACGATATCTCTACAAGAGAGT TGCTGCTGGAGGCTGAGAGGGGAGTGCTGCACTTCTGGGAGGACTGCCTTAGTGACACCACATCGCCATTCTGCTGCCGCTCGGACGACTTTGTCACAGCGCTCAAGAAGAACTACTCTCACAAAGTCAAGTCCAAGGTCAGGGTCAAGCAGCCAGGACACTCTGAAAgag TGTTCAGTGGGCTGGTGCAGGAGGTACAGGCGGCCAGCAGGGCGGCGCTGTGGCCTCCCCAGCCGCCGTGCAGCTCGGACAAGGTGAGCGTTTTCCAGCTGTCTCTTTACCTGCGACGCTGCAACATCAGCACGCTGGGAGAACATGTGACCCGCCTCTCCAAGGAAG AGTACTTTCTGTCCGCCATGAGGGGACCCAAGCGGAGGCGAGCGTTAAACAGGATGAGGGGGCGGGGCATCACAGAGCTCCTCCCACTGGGACATACGCTGCAGACGCTTGCAGGGCTGCAGCTGGACGGCAACAACAAAGTGTGCAAAGCTGCAGCGGAGTGCCTGCGACGGGGCGCCGGCTGCGGCGCGTTCCGGTCTAAG